The DNA region TTATTTAAATAGTTAAAAACATCCCAGTAGGGAACACCAATTTTCGTTTGAACGTATAAAATATATGAAGTTATTCCTACCGTAATTATGGTTAATATAAAGAGAGGGTTGCGGTATATTTTATTTAAATTTGTAAAAGCAGGTTTATGTTTGTTTTTTGCACTGTCCAATTCATCACCTTGAGTTAAAAGTCCCTGAAAATCTTAGAAGTATAGAATGATTTAACATATCAAATTTAAATGTGCATGATTTATATGTTAGTCATGTTTCTAAGTTTTAATATTTAATTTTTAACAGTAAGCAATAAATATTTTTTTGTATAATCTAAAAATCTGGTTTATATCTTAATTTAACATACGCGGCTTTAAAATATGTATATATTAATTAGTTAGATATTAATACAAAAAGGATAAATAAACAATAAATTTTAGTTTTTAAAGCAAGTTAACAGTCCATGGACTAATTTGGTATGTTTAACACTTCCATATGAAAGTGCCGTAAAGTGGATTAAAGCCTGTTTTCTTTTTTTAGATAGTAGTTCAACTGGTCTTTTATAATGTGGTTTAGTTTATACTCAATTTTAGCGCCTGTTTTTTGAATTTTTTTGGTATTTGCAAATAAAATTGGTACTTCTGCTGGTCTAAATCTTTCAGGGTTGAATTCTACTGCTATTTTTCCTTTATCTGTGTGGGCGTAAATTCCTTTATCAAGAATTGTATATTCCAGTTCTCCCTCCAGCATCATCCTATCTACTGCTGTTTTTTCAAAACCAATTCCAAAAATCTTGGAATGGTCCATATCAACAGGTTCTTTAACCATTTTTTCCCCATTAAAGGTTTCAATTTTATCAATATTCCATCCTGCTTCTTTTAGACCTAATAATATGTAGCTTAATACTGAATTTGTTCGCATTGAACCCTGATTATATACTTCACCGCTTTTACCCTTCTCAGCAAGAAGTACGTAGCCTTTAACTATGTCCCTAACATGTGACCAATCCCTAAAAGCGTTCACATTACCTATATTAATTTTACTAATTTCTCCAAATTTTAATTTCATAATCTGATTAGTTATAACCGATGTAACGAACATGGGCCCTCTTCCAGCACCCTCATGGTTAAAAGCACGAGAAACAACATTATCCATGCCATAAGAATGATAATAATTCCTCATTAAAAAATCACCATAAACCTTAGAAACAGCATAAGGAGACATAGGACGTAAAGGATTAGACTCTTTAATAGGAACTTCGGGAATATTTTCTACTTCAGGAAATATGGATTGATGTTTTTTTTGCGCCTGCTCATGGTGATTACTGGATGATATGACCAGCCCATATTCCTCGCTGGAACCTGCAAAAACAATCTTTGCATCAATATCTTTTATCCTTACTGCGTCTAATAAATTCGCAGTTCCTATGCAATTTATTTGCTGTGTTTCCAGTGAATTCTCAAAAGACCTCGGAACAAAAGATTGAGCAGCTAAATGAAAAATAAAATCAGGATCTGACGCGTCAAGCGCATTAGCAAGCGAAGTAATATCAGTCAAATCACCACCAATCAACTTCACATCATTTTCAATTCCCTTATCCTCTAAACTTTTAGTTTTTACCCCATCAGCCCTCTTTCTAACTAATCCAAAGACAATAGCTTCCTTTTCTAACAAGCTTTCTCCTAAATAAGGCCCTACAAATCCGCCTATTCCAGTTATTAAAACATTTTTACCTTTCCAGTTCATTCAAGCCCCTCATAACTAAATTTCACCTTAAATTAAGTAATTTCTGTATTGTATTGCTTGTTTTGGCTTTTATTGTGTGTAGCATGTCTTATATTTCATGGAATGTGGGATTTGGTCATTTAGATTTTTCATTTCAGTAGCCATGCAAATGGGAGTATTGATGTATGTTCATTTTTCACATGCATTCCTGGGGAATTCTTAGTATTAAGTATGTATTTATTATTAATTAATGTTACTAATTACTTACTAATATACAAATTTAGTATGCCAATTCCAAATATAATTCCCTCATTTTATTTCCAACAGTCCTCCAGCTTGTTTTTTTGTTAAAATACCTGCATTTTTCCTTAAGATGTTCCTGTTTTTCAGTACTTCTCAGGAGGCCGCATATTTTTTCCAGTAAATCCTGCTTATTTTCGCTTTTAAATAGTTCTATACAACTGTATTCTCTTTTTATTTCTTTAAAATAATTCAGGTCAGAAGTTATGGTTGGGATTTGGTAGCTTAAGGCTATATTAAGAGCTGCAGAAGCGATAATCCATCGGTAAGGATATATAAAAATATCCGTGGCGCCTGCAACAACTGGGAGCTGTTTTCTATCAACAAAACCAAGAAATTTCACCCTGTCCTGTAACCTTGCATTAAATATTTGCTCTTCTAAAAGGTGCTGGTACTTAATTTGTTCTTTAGTTCTGGGGGCGCCTGCTATAACAAGGATATGGTTTTTATCAAGCTCAGGTAAAATATCAACAATGAGGTCATGTCCTTTATTTAAACCTATAAATCCAAAAATAGTCAATATTTTCTTGTCTGCTGCCCCTAACATATTTTTACATAACTTTTTATCCAGTAATTTACTTTGGAGGGTACCCAGCGGAATTAAAAATAACTTACCCTTTTTTACTCCACAATTTTCCATAGAATTGATTAGATTACTGTTATGGGCAATTAATTTGTCAGAAAAGTTTAGAAATTTAATAATGATTTTATCTATCATTGAATTTGAGTCTATTTCATGTACAGTGGTAATTATTTTATTTTTTCGCCAGAATTTCAGCAGAGATATAACCATTGGAAAATAACTGAGTGAAACATCAGGTATAAAAGGGCCAAATAAATCGCTGTGGTACTGGATATGTGTAATTTGATTCTTTGGGATATTTTTTAATAATTTAAAGAAGTAAAAAGGATTTTTAGGCCCAGATTTTTTAACTGGACAGATGTTGATTTGAATATCATCATATTTTTTTAATTCATCAACAAGTAGTCTGGTGGTATCAGCTATTCCACATTCTGTGTTCCAGCTGGTAATGAAATTAATAGTAATCATTTTTCCATCTGGTGATTATTTAATAAAAATGCCGTTTTTTATTCCTTTTAAAAAGTAATTACTGTGTTTCAGGCTTCTTTTATATATACCGTATAAGGTATACTTACAGGTTAGATTCCAGAAATAGAATCCAAAAAAAAGGAGCAGAAAAGAAATATACTCGGTTCTATTTGCATATTTTCGCATGAACCAGAACTTATTCCGGGTATAATAATATAATTTAGTGGGGTCATCTGTTGATGCTGAAACCTTATGCCATATTTTAGCTTTTGGAACGTACACGGACCTGTATCCTGCTTTATTTCCTCTTGTGCATAAATCTGCTTCTTCCCAGTAAGCAAAATATTTTGTATCGAATAAACCTATTTTCTCTAAAACTTCTCTTTTTACAAGCAAGCAGGAACCTTCACCATATTCTACAGTCTTTATTTCATCATACTGGCCATTATCAACTTCATTTACACCAATGGAGTGAGACTGTCCTTTAAACATGTTTAAGGATCCGCCGGCGAAATTTATGACATTTCGCTTGTTATTAAAATCATAGTAGTATGTTTTGGGGCTTGCAAACCCTATTTTATGGCTGCTTTCAGAAACTTTAACCAGTTCTCTTAAAAAATCACTGTCAACTACTGTATCATTGTTTAAGAGGAGAATGTAGTCTGAATCTAAATTAGTTAATCCATATCTTATTCCAATGTTGCTTCCCTCTGCAAATCCATAATTTTTGTCATTTTTAATCAGCACAACCTCTGCAGAATTAAATTTTATTTTTTCAGATTGTTCTTTTGTATATTCTGCAGTTTTAATCGGTTTATTTTTTAAAGAATATTTAAAAAAAGCAGATTTAACTTCAATTCCGCCTTTACAGTATCGCATTATTTTTTCCAGGGAATTATCTGAAGATGCATTGTCAACAACAATTATACTGTAATTGAAATAGGTAGTTTGGCGTAATGATTCAAGACATTCTATAGTATCTTCAGAACCATTCCAGTTTAAAATTACCACTGCAATTTTGGGGTTCATAATATCATATCATGATTTTTTTTGACTGGAAAACATTCCTTTAAATGTTCTGGAGGTAAAAATGATACTCCATAGTTAGTATGTACTTTATAACATAAATAATTTTTATATCAATATAATATAAAATCAACATTGATTCTATGGTATTATTTCTTCAAAAGAGCCCTATTTGGACTTTTTAAAGTTTTTATTATATAATTAGTAAATATTATTCCATATAATCGGGTTATAAAGATAGATAATCTACAATGAATTTAAATTGTTAGTTTTCTTGATTGAGGCTTTAAAAATGATAAATTTAAACTTTAAATTTGCAATTTATGATGTATATTTATCTATGGCTCGGTTTAAATGGTTTAATAATCTGATTCCGGCATGTTCTATGGTCCAGAAATTTTGAACATTAGTTATGGCATTTTTTGACATTTCACGACTTTTATCTGTGTCCCTTAGAAGTTCAAGAATGGCCTGTGCAAATAAATTTTCATCTCTATCTATGAGCAATCCTGTTTCATTGTGTACCACTGTTTCCCTAACACCTCCTTCTTTAACAGCAACAACAGGAGTTCCACAGCTCATGGATTCAATCGGAATTAACCCAAATGGTTCAAGATAAGGAGTATAAATAACCATTTTTGCTTTATTATATAATTTTATCAGTTCATGGTCATTTATTAAATCTAGAATAGTTAATTTTACTCTTAATTTATTTGCAAGTTGTTCTATGTAATTTTTCCATTCCAGCGATGAGAAATTAGAAACTATGATGAACTCTGGACGTATTTGCTCATTTATTAAAGATAAAGATCGTATTGTAAAATCATATCCTTTGATAGGTGTACATGAACCCACAGACAGCACGAAATCTTCAGAAGATAGTTGCAGCGGTTTAAATTTATATGTATCAATTCCAAGGTAAGAAACAAAAGAATTTAATCCGTATGTTTTTAAAAGAGATTCTCTTGAAAAATAGGAGTTTGCTAGGATATATTTAGCATGCCTGGCATTTATGCTGTCAATTTTAAATGTATTGTTTAAATCCCGATATTTAATTTTTTTTCGAATAAAATTGGGACTTTTTATATCATTTGAGACTTCTTCAAGGATTTTATCATTGCGTAAAGGCTGCTGGCAGTAGTAAACAGCAGGTATTTTGATATATTTAAGAAGGAAGGGGGACATTGTAAATCGATCCTGTTCACTTAAAACCACATCATAATTTCCGCCATTAATATACGTAGCAATACTTTTTTCAGTTGATTCAAGCTCTTTCAGTGATACCAGGTCACTACTGGGAGTTTCTGGGTTGAGCTTGGAATAAATTAATGATCTTAAAAAACCAGTTTTTACAGGAAACACCTTAAAATTATTCACCAGTTCTGCAAGAGATAAAAAGCTTTCATTTGCAGTTTCAGGAACAAAAACATCAACTTCATGTCCTGAAGAGACCAGATATTTAATATGATCATACAATGCTCTTTTGGCCCCTCCTGAAGGTAAATTATGAAAAACAGCAATTTTTAATGTTTCTTTCATATTACTCCTCTATGTACAGTAGGTTTTAATCAGGCATGTAAATTCTTTACTTCTGATAATTTTGAAACAATTTAATTATTACATATGATTTAAGCCTTAAATTTTATTTAAACTGTTATTAATGTTCAAATATTATTTTTATATATTAATCAAGATTTTTTATTTGATTACTGTTATAATCAATGTTGTCCTCTAAATTGTATTTTTTACCAGTTCTGATAGGGCTGCTGTATAATTTAAGCCCGCTGATAAATCCTTTTAAATAGGGGTTAAATCCTCCTCTTAAATCCCTATTAAGTAAGTAGGAAATGATTTGCGGTAAAAATAGGTATATGGAGAAATATAATAAGAATTTAAAATTATTGTGGTTATTGATGTTTTGTTCCATAAAATAAATCCTATTTCGAGTACAATAGTAAGTTTTAAGATAGTTTGTACTTGATACACTTACTTTGTGCCAGATTTTTGACTTGAATGCATAAACTGATTTATATCCTGATCTTCTTCCTCTAAAACACCAGTCAACATCCTCCCAATACATAAAATAATTAGCATTTAACATTCCGATTTTATCAATCACTTCTTTTTTACAGAGTATACATGAACCGGTGATGTAATCTAATTCGCAGTTTTGATCATACCTGCCATCATCTATCTGATTAAAAGCTGTTTCAACCGCAATAACTTTTTTGAGGTCTATTTTTCCTCCACCAGCTGCTTGTATAACTTCTTTTTTGTCGTAGAAATAAGTTTTTGCCCCTACAAACCCTATTTTTTCATCATTTTCAGCTGTTTTTACGAGTTCTTCGAGAAAATTTCTGTCAACAACTGTATCATTGTTTAACAAGAGAACATAATTAGATTTAAGGATACAAACTGCGTATTTAATTCCAGTATTATTTCCGCCTGCAAAACCATAATTTTCATTATTTTTTACTAAAATAATCTTTTCAGAGGGTAATATATTAGAAATCTCTTTTTCATCTTTTTGTGCAGTTTCAAATTCATTTTCATTATATTCAAATATTTTTATAGGTTTATTGGATGTATCATAATGAAAAAAGTTAGATTTTACCCCTATTTTTCCTTTACAGTATTCTTTTATTTTTTCTACAGAGTTGTCGTTGGAATTGTTATCAATTACTATAACATTGAAATCAGGATAATTAATATGATAAATTGATTCTAAACATTCAATAGTGTCTTTCCAACCATTCCAGTTCAGGATAATTATGGCAACATTATTTTCTGGTTTTTTCATGATATAACCTTTAAATGTGCTGAATCATTGTATAATCCATTCTTTTTGTATTTCATATAATAGTGGGTGGTTAAACATACTGATCCTAATCCATATATTACTTAAAATAATCCTATTAAGTTCTAATGTCTTTTTAACTTTTAATGAATATAATATGGTTTTTTTTAGATAAAATATTGTTTTATTTAAATTTTTACTTCCAAAAAGGTGTGATAATGGATAATATTTAAGCATTGTAATCAATAAATTTTTATTGTAATGGTATTCCATTAGATCAGATGTTTTATGCTGATTTATACTTTCTGAAATACCTCTTTTATGATAAACTACTGAATTTACGGCTAAAACAGATTTGAATCCTTTTAATCTGATTCTCCAGGAAAGATCTACATCTTCAAAGATTACAAAAAAATTTTCATCAAATAATCCACTGTTTTTTAAAACTTCTTTTGGATAAACAGCCGCCGCAGCACAGGCTCCAAATATTTCTCTATCCTTTATAATTGGATTATATGCTGAATTTATTCCTTTATCCATTGCGCTCCAAATATGAATTTCCTGACCTAAAGAATCTATGAATTTTCCATCAGGTTTTAAAAGTAAAGATTGAATGCTCCCTATGTTTCTATATTTTTTTGCTGCTTTTATTAATTCCGTAAGAAAATCAGGCTCAACAATAGTATCATTATTTAAAAGGAGTATATATGTTGAGTCAGTATTTAATGCAAATCTTATCCCGACGTTGTTTCCCCCAGCAAATCCATAATTTTGTTTATTTTTAATTATAGTTATTTTTTTAGATGATGGTATCTTATAATATTCATCTGATCTATTTTTCAATGTTTTAAGTTCTTTTTCAGTGTATTCAAAGATTTTAATAGGTTTGTTTAAATAGCTGTACTTAACATGTTTGGATTGGACCTTAATTTTGCATTTACAGTACTCTTTTATTTTTTCTATGGAATTATCAGTAGAACTGTTGTCTACCAATATAACATCATAATTTGGATAATTAATCTGGTAAATTGATTCTAGACACTCTATGGTGTCTTTCCAGCGGTTCCAGTTTAGAATAATTATTGAAACTTTTGGGTTCATTTAGGGCCTCAAATTAATAAATAAAGCTTAATTTATATTTATGAATTAAGCGACCATTATCGAAATTTTATTTAAATATAATTTAAATAACAATTATACATCAATTACTGCGTATAAACGGTAGTATAGGGAAGATTTAATGAATTTTAATTTATTAAACAGGCTAATTGGTAATCTTAACCATAAAGGCAATCCTGTAATTAATGATAATTGATTTAAATTAATAGGATCATCTTCTACAACTCTAAATGTGCTGAATTCTTTTGAAATTAAGTTTTCAAGGTCTTTTTTTGTGAAAAAATTAATATGATCTTTTTCTAAAATATGCTCATATGTTAATCCTGTTGATTTAAGCTCAAAAAATTGTGTGCAGTTTGGTACTGTTATAAGTATATTTTTCTTTGCTACTCGTTTTGATTCCTTTAAAATTTTATGTGGATTATCTACATGTTCTAAAATTTCAAAGAGTAAAACTGTATCAAAAGTGTTGTCTGGGAATTCTAAATTGTCTGCTTTCATTGTATATGCTTCTATGTCATTTTCACGTGCTTTTTCAACATATTCTGGATTTATGTCTACACCTGTGCATTTATATCCTAAATTGTTTAAATTACTGCAATAACCTCCTGTAGCACATCCTAAATCTAATATTTTCCTTCCCGCATGGTTGGTAACAAAATTAATGGACTTTAAGGATACACATGGTTCTATAGTTAAGTACCAGTTTTTAGTATCTCTAAATATTTCATTATTTTCCATTAGATTACCTCTATGATACCCTTAAAATATTGATTATGTCAAAATTTTAGATTATTTAAATTCAGGATTGTCCTTTTTTAAGGTTTTATTTGAATATTTAAAGACCATTTAAGTTAAAATGCTATATATTACTATATTTATTATTAGTAATATATTTATCTCCTTAATTGTTTCAATAGCATTATATCAACTTCATCAATGCACCCAAATATATAAATAATGATTAAATACAGCAAGGTAGCCATAATAATCAATAAAAATAGATTTAAATCTTTAAAATACAATATAAATATGCTAATGATTAAAGTTGCAAATAAAATCTTTGATAAATCATCCATGACTGTTTTATATTGAATTCCATAACCAAATTTGTAAGTAACCAGGAAGATATACCCTGTTGAAACTATTGCAGCTATAAGTGTAGCAAAACTTGCTCCAATATAACTAAAGAGAGGAATTAAGAATAAATTTAATAATATATTTGTTGCAGCAGATATTATGGAGATTTTAGTTATAATATACTGTTTATTTATTGATTGTAACAGCTGTACAAATGGAGCCCCTGCAAAAGTTAGTATAATTGTCCATATCAGTATCTGTAAGGCAATTATTGATTGACTGTATCCTGGACCGAAGATCGTTAATATAATTTTATCTGCTAAAATGGTCACTCCAACTCCCATCGGAACTCCAATTATAATCATATATTTGAAATATTTTTCGTTCATTAGTTTAAGCGAATTTTTGGAAGATGTGTAAAACTGGGACATAACTGGAAAAATAGCCATATTAATTGCATTTGGTATAAACAACAGTATCAACATTAATCTGTATGCAGCGCTGTACCAACCAACTACTTCTGCTCCCTGTACTACCGACAGCATTATTGAGTCAATATAATTATACAACATTCCACTAAGGGCAGTTATTCCAAAGGGCCATGATTCTTTTATTATGGGCTTCCAAAATGAAAGATCTATTCTAAGTTCCGGCAGCGGAAAGTTTTGCACATATTTGAAAAGGATATATGCTGCGATTAATCCTGCAGAAATCACATTAATAAAAGCAAAGAAAATAATGCTTAAATTATAATGTATCATAATTACAGTGCCTAAAAGCACTATAACTGAACTCAATATCGTGCTCAATGATATGTATTCCATTTTTTCATTGGCCTGGAAAATAGCACCTAAAACACCTGAAAAAGACCCTATTATCACAGATACCGTGACAATATAAATAATATTTTTAACGATTTCGGGATATCCAATTATATTGGTGATGATTATTATCAATACAAAGGTTAAAATGGACAGGATAATTTTTATGAGAAAAATATTGGAGATATATTTATCTCTATCAGATAAATTCCTTGAAATTTCTCTTACCATAAGCGTGCTCATACCTAAATCCGCAAAGATGCCGAGAATTCCGGTAATAGAAAGTGCAATAGACCATATTCCAAATATACTGGCTCCAAAGTATCTTGCAGCGTACATTGTAATAAAAAATGTGAAAATATAGCTTATAATCTGCGATATCAATAAAAAAGTAGTGTTTTTTGCTATTTTACGAACTCTGCTCATTAAAAATTCTTCCTTTTTTAATGATGATATATTAAATTACAAATCTAGTTTTTATAACTTTAATAACTCTTTATAAACGGTTAAAATGCTAATTCTGCATTAAAATAATGAAATCAAGTGCATATCATATATTTAAATTAGGAATATTATGCTTTTGACTCATTGTTGCACATTACAATATCACTGTAACTTATTACTTACTTACAATAAATATATTTCTATTAACGGATCATTTTCATTTACAAATTAAAAATTAAATAAATGAATGACTTAATGACAATATCTGCATTTTTTGTAAATTGAAAGCATTAATAATAAATTTAAGTTAAAAAAAATAATTTTTTTATATTTTTATAAAAATTAAACGGCATTACATTAAGATAGAACTTTTTTAAACCATTCTACAGTTTCTTTCAGTTCCTCTTTAAAATCAGCTTTTGGATCATAACCCATTGATTTAGCCTTGGATATATCTGCTAATGAATACTTTATATCTCCCGGGCGTTCTTTCTCATAGATGGGTTGTATGTCTATTCCAATAATTTCTTTTATCATCAAAAAAAGCTGGTTTATAGTGGTGCTTTTACCAAGGCCTATATTAAATGCGCCGGTTAATTTTGATTCTGCAGCCATTATATTAGCAGCTACAATATTTTTTACTGAGACAAAATCTCTGCTCTGTTCTCCATCTCCATATATAATAGGACTTTCATTTTTAAGTATTTTATCAATGAAAATAGGGATTACAGCCGCGTATTGTGAGTTAGGGTCCTGCCTTGGTCCAAATACATTAAAATATCTAAGGGAAATTGTTGGTAATCCATAAATTT from Methanobacterium bryantii includes:
- a CDS encoding flippase; its protein translation is MSRVRKIAKNTTFLLISQIISYIFTFFITMYAARYFGASIFGIWSIALSITGILGIFADLGMSTLMVREISRNLSDRDKYISNIFLIKIILSILTFVLIIIITNIIGYPEIVKNIIYIVTVSVIIGSFSGVLGAIFQANEKMEYISLSTILSSVIVLLGTVIMIHYNLSIIFFAFINVISAGLIAAYILFKYVQNFPLPELRIDLSFWKPIIKESWPFGITALSGMLYNYIDSIMLSVVQGAEVVGWYSAAYRLMLILLFIPNAINMAIFPVMSQFYTSSKNSLKLMNEKYFKYMIIIGVPMGVGVTILADKIILTIFGPGYSQSIIALQILIWTIILTFAGAPFVQLLQSINKQYIITKISIISAATNILLNLFLIPLFSYIGASFATLIAAIVSTGYIFLVTYKFGYGIQYKTVMDDLSKILFATLIISIFILYFKDLNLFLLIIMATLLYLIIIYIFGCIDEVDIMLLKQLRR
- a CDS encoding class I SAM-dependent methyltransferase; the encoded protein is MENNEIFRDTKNWYLTIEPCVSLKSINFVTNHAGRKILDLGCATGGYCSNLNNLGYKCTGVDINPEYVEKARENDIEAYTMKADNLEFPDNTFDTVLLFEILEHVDNPHKILKESKRVAKKNILITVPNCTQFFELKSTGLTYEHILEKDHINFFTKKDLENLISKEFSTFRVVEDDPINLNQLSLITGLPLWLRLPISLFNKLKFIKSSLYYRLYAVIDV
- a CDS encoding glycosyltransferase family 2 protein is translated as MKKPENNVAIIILNWNGWKDTIECLESIYHINYPDFNVIVIDNNSNDNSVEKIKEYCKGKIGVKSNFFHYDTSNKPIKIFEYNENEFETAQKDEKEISNILPSEKIILVKNNENYGFAGGNNTGIKYAVCILKSNYVLLLNNDTVVDRNFLEELVKTAENDEKIGFVGAKTYFYDKKEVIQAAGGGKIDLKKVIAVETAFNQIDDGRYDQNCELDYITGSCILCKKEVIDKIGMLNANYFMYWEDVDWCFRGRRSGYKSVYAFKSKIWHKVSVSSTNYLKTYYCTRNRIYFMEQNINNHNNFKFLLYFSIYLFLPQIISYLLNRDLRGGFNPYLKGFISGLKLYSSPIRTGKKYNLEDNIDYNSNQIKNLD
- a CDS encoding GDP-mannose 4,6-dehydratase, with product MNWKGKNVLITGIGGFVGPYLGESLLEKEAIVFGLVRKRADGVKTKSLEDKGIENDVKLIGGDLTDITSLANALDASDPDFIFHLAAQSFVPRSFENSLETQQINCIGTANLLDAVRIKDIDAKIVFAGSSEEYGLVISSSNHHEQAQKKHQSIFPEVENIPEVPIKESNPLRPMSPYAVSKVYGDFLMRNYYHSYGMDNVVSRAFNHEGAGRGPMFVTSVITNQIMKLKFGEISKINIGNVNAFRDWSHVRDIVKGYVLLAEKGKSGEVYNQGSMRTNSVLSYILLGLKEAGWNIDKIETFNGEKMVKEPVDMDHSKIFGIGFEKTAVDRMMLEGELEYTILDKGIYAHTDKGKIAVEFNPERFRPAEVPILFANTKKIQKTGAKIEYKLNHIIKDQLNYYLKKENRL
- a CDS encoding glycosyltransferase family 4 protein, giving the protein MKETLKIAVFHNLPSGGAKRALYDHIKYLVSSGHEVDVFVPETANESFLSLAELVNNFKVFPVKTGFLRSLIYSKLNPETPSSDLVSLKELESTEKSIATYINGGNYDVVLSEQDRFTMSPFLLKYIKIPAVYYCQQPLRNDKILEEVSNDIKSPNFIRKKIKYRDLNNTFKIDSINARHAKYILANSYFSRESLLKTYGLNSFVSYLGIDTYKFKPLQLSSEDFVLSVGSCTPIKGYDFTIRSLSLINEQIRPEFIIVSNFSSLEWKNYIEQLANKLRVKLTILDLINDHELIKLYNKAKMVIYTPYLEPFGLIPIESMSCGTPVVAVKEGGVRETVVHNETGLLIDRDENLFAQAILELLRDTDKSREMSKNAITNVQNFWTIEHAGIRLLNHLNRAIDKYTS
- a CDS encoding glycosyltransferase family 2 protein — its product is MNPKIAVVILNWNGSEDTIECLESLRQTTYFNYSIIVVDNASSDNSLEKIMRYCKGGIEVKSAFFKYSLKNKPIKTAEYTKEQSEKIKFNSAEVVLIKNDKNYGFAEGSNIGIRYGLTNLDSDYILLLNNDTVVDSDFLRELVKVSESSHKIGFASPKTYYYDFNNKRNVINFAGGSLNMFKGQSHSIGVNEVDNGQYDEIKTVEYGEGSCLLVKREVLEKIGLFDTKYFAYWEEADLCTRGNKAGYRSVYVPKAKIWHKVSASTDDPTKLYYYTRNKFWFMRKYANRTEYISFLLLFFGFYFWNLTCKYTLYGIYKRSLKHSNYFLKGIKNGIFIK
- a CDS encoding glycosyltransferase family 2 protein, producing the protein MNPKVSIIILNWNRWKDTIECLESIYQINYPNYDVILVDNSSTDNSIEKIKEYCKCKIKVQSKHVKYSYLNKPIKIFEYTEKELKTLKNRSDEYYKIPSSKKITIIKNKQNYGFAGGNNVGIRFALNTDSTYILLLNNDTIVEPDFLTELIKAAKKYRNIGSIQSLLLKPDGKFIDSLGQEIHIWSAMDKGINSAYNPIIKDREIFGACAAAAVYPKEVLKNSGLFDENFFVIFEDVDLSWRIRLKGFKSVLAVNSVVYHKRGISESINQHKTSDLMEYHYNKNLLITMLKYYPLSHLFGSKNLNKTIFYLKKTILYSLKVKKTLELNRIILSNIWIRISMFNHPLLYEIQKEWIIQ
- a CDS encoding glycosyltransferase — encoded protein: MITINFITSWNTECGIADTTRLLVDELKKYDDIQINICPVKKSGPKNPFYFFKLLKNIPKNQITHIQYHSDLFGPFIPDVSLSYFPMVISLLKFWRKNKIITTVHEIDSNSMIDKIIIKFLNFSDKLIAHNSNLINSMENCGVKKGKLFLIPLGTLQSKLLDKKLCKNMLGAADKKILTIFGFIGLNKGHDLIVDILPELDKNHILVIAGAPRTKEQIKYQHLLEEQIFNARLQDRVKFLGFVDRKQLPVVAGATDIFIYPYRWIIASAALNIALSYQIPTITSDLNYFKEIKREYSCIELFKSENKQDLLEKICGLLRSTEKQEHLKEKCRYFNKKTSWRTVGNKMRELYLELAY